The following coding sequences lie in one Arachis hypogaea cultivar Tifrunner chromosome 9, arahy.Tifrunner.gnm2.J5K5, whole genome shotgun sequence genomic window:
- the LOC112709034 gene encoding probable boron transporter 2: MEIWKWQFALVLSFGLLLTALRSRKARSWPYGSGYAGCGNYVYHWSIYSCNNDCCALLFDHSVAYHLAQQKEFNLRKPLSFHYDLLLLGFMVILCGLIGIPPSNGVIPQSPMHTKSLATLKHQILRNQLVATARSCITKKSSLGQLYESM, encoded by the exons ATGGAGATCTGGAAATGGCAGTTTGCTTTGGTTCTGTCCTTTGGCCTACTGCTTACAGCATTGAGAAGCCGAAAAGCAAGGTCTTGGCCGTATGGTTCAG GATATGCTGGATGTGGcaattatgtatatcattggaGCATTTATTCCTGCAACAATGATTGCTGTGCTTTATTATTTGATCATAGTGTGGCATATCATCTTGCTCAGCAGAAAGAATTCAATCTAAGAAAGCCTCTTTCTTTCCATTATGATTTACTTCTTTTGGGATTCATG GTTATATTATGTGGTCTAATTGGAATTCCCCCATCAAATGGTGTGATTCCACAATCTCCAATGCATACCAAAAGCTTAGCTACACTAAAGCACCAG ATACTTAGAAACCAGCTTGTCGCAACAGCTCGAAGTTGTATAACAAAGAAGTCAAGCTTGGGACAACTATATGAAAGCATGTAA
- the LOC112710741 gene encoding uncharacterized protein yields the protein MPSLQTALPPELANNAIRLYRECLRRAKYIGHRQHNTQLLVDMVRQQFKQNMHETDPEKIQQLKDNAARGLINHILYESEQLSGRKFSKSPKAV from the exons ATGCCGTCTCTTCAAACAGCACTGCCTCCTGAGCTGGCCAACAATGCCATTAGG cTTTACCGTGAATGCCTACGAAGAGCTAAGTATATTGGCCATCGG CAACATAACACACAGCTTCTTGTTGATATGGTGAGACAACAGTTTAAGCAAAACATGCACGAGACAGATCCTGAAAAGATTCAGCAGTTAAAGGATAA TGCAGCAAGGGGACTTATCAACCACATACTATATGAGTCAGAGCAACTGTCTGGTCGTAAATTTAGCAAGAGTCCTAAAGCAGTTTAG
- the LOC112710740 gene encoding small ribosomal subunit protein uS13m translates to MLGLHNATNVVVRLRQNLSAWGVRAQNINIGGGVGGEIPDQKRLQYALQHIHGIGRSKAHHIVCELGVENKYVRDLSKRELYSLRELLSKYLIGNDLKKCVERDVGRLVGIQCYRGIRHVDGLPCRGQRTHTNARTRKSRPTWRGTR, encoded by the exons ATGTTGGGTCTCCACAATGCCACGAATGTTGTTGTCCGCCTTCGTCAAAACCTTTCC GCTTGGGGCGTGCGTGCACAAAATATAAACATAGGAGGTGGTGTTGGAGGTGAAATCCCTGATCAGAAGCGCCTCCAGTATGCTCTTCAGCATATCCATGGCATTGGGCGTTCCAAGGCTCATCACATTGTCTGCGAGCTCGGTGTCGAAAACAAATACGTTAGAGATCTTAGCAAGAGAGAGTTGTACTCCCTTCGCGAATTGCTTTCCAAGTACTTGATTGGGAATGATTTG AAAAAATGTGTTGAAAGAGATGTGGGGAGGTTAGTGGGCATTCAGTGCTACAGAGGCATCAGGCATGTCGATGGCTTACCCTGTCGAGGCCAGCGAACTCATACCAATGCCCGCACCAGGAAGAGCAGACCTACTTGGAGGGGAACAAGATGA